A portion of the Corynebacterium jeikeium genome contains these proteins:
- a CDS encoding signal recognition particle protein yields MFESLSDRLTGALRGLGGKGRLTEADINATAREIRLALLEADVSLEVVRTFIKRIKERANEIIGSQTVNPANQIIEVVNEELINILGGETRRLNMSKQPPTVIMLAGLQGAGKTTLAGKLARYLTDQGHTPVLVACDLQRPGAVQQLEIVAERAGVPCFAPFPGTSLDSTHEMGTSEDNPVDAAFRGLAYARQHRHDVVIIDTAGRLGIDEVLMKQARDIRDAINPHEVLFVIDSMIGQDAVETAKAFRDGVDFTGVVLTKLDGDARGGAALSIREVTGKPILFASTGEKLEDFDVFHPDRMASRILGMGDLKTLVEVASKEIDHEQAAKSAQKIGSGELTLEDFLEQMMMVRKMGPIGNILKMLPGGAEMSKAAEMVDEKQLDRIEAIIRGMTPEERENPKILNASRRRRIANGSGVSVSEVNQLIERFNEARKMMAQMAGRFGMGGGRPSNRKAKRGRKGKGKNKRKGANRGPTPPKAMRGGGMPGMPGMPGMQGIPGMPSMAELQKLQKQMGNQLPEGMEDFDLNNLDFGQGKK; encoded by the coding sequence TTGTTTGAGTCTCTTTCCGATCGTTTGACGGGTGCCCTGCGGGGGCTGGGCGGGAAGGGCCGCCTGACTGAGGCGGATATTAACGCCACCGCCCGCGAGATTCGGCTGGCTCTTCTGGAAGCCGATGTCTCCCTCGAGGTTGTCCGTACCTTCATCAAGCGCATCAAGGAACGCGCTAACGAAATTATTGGCAGCCAGACTGTCAACCCGGCAAACCAGATTATTGAGGTCGTCAATGAGGAACTGATTAACATCCTCGGTGGCGAGACTCGACGGCTGAATATGTCGAAGCAGCCACCAACGGTTATCATGCTGGCCGGTCTGCAGGGCGCTGGTAAGACCACCTTGGCCGGTAAATTGGCCAGGTACCTCACGGATCAGGGGCACACCCCGGTCCTCGTCGCCTGTGACCTGCAGCGTCCGGGCGCGGTGCAGCAGCTGGAAATTGTCGCTGAGCGTGCAGGCGTGCCGTGCTTCGCACCGTTCCCGGGCACCAGCCTCGATTCCACCCATGAAATGGGCACCAGCGAGGACAATCCAGTTGACGCCGCGTTCCGTGGCCTCGCTTATGCTCGCCAGCATCGCCACGATGTGGTGATTATCGATACCGCAGGTCGCCTGGGTATCGATGAGGTTCTGATGAAGCAGGCCCGCGACATTCGCGATGCCATCAACCCGCATGAAGTTCTGTTTGTCATCGACTCCATGATTGGTCAGGACGCGGTAGAGACCGCCAAGGCCTTCCGAGACGGCGTTGACTTCACCGGCGTTGTACTGACCAAGCTCGATGGCGACGCGCGCGGTGGCGCTGCACTGTCTATCCGTGAGGTCACCGGTAAGCCGATTCTGTTCGCCTCCACGGGCGAGAAGTTGGAGGACTTTGACGTCTTCCACCCAGACCGTATGGCCAGCCGCATCCTGGGGATGGGTGACCTAAAGACGTTGGTTGAGGTCGCTTCCAAGGAAATCGATCATGAGCAGGCTGCCAAGTCCGCCCAGAAGATTGGTTCCGGCGAACTGACTCTTGAGGACTTCCTCGAGCAGATGATGATGGTCCGCAAGATGGGCCCAATCGGCAACATCCTCAAGATGCTCCCCGGCGGCGCGGAAATGTCCAAGGCCGCCGAGATGGTCGACGAAAAGCAGCTTGACCGCATCGAGGCGATTATCCGCGGTATGACTCCGGAAGAGCGCGAGAATCCGAAGATTCTGAATGCTTCACGACGTCGTCGTATCGCCAACGGTTCCGGTGTGTCCGTTTCAGAGGTTAACCAGCTCATCGAGCGTTTCAATGAGGCGCGGAAGATGATGGCGCAGATGGCCGGCCGATTTGGTATGGGCGGTGGTCGCCCATCGAACCGCAAGGCCAAGCGTGGTCGAAAGGGCAAGGGCAAGAATAAGCGCAAGGGCGCTAACCGTGGTCCAACGCCGCCGAAGGCAATGCGCGGTGGCGGAATGCCCGGTATGCCTGGAATGCCAGGTATGCAGGGCATTCCGGGTATGCCTAGCATGGCTGAACTGCAGAAGCTGCAGAAGCAGATGGGTAATCAGCTGCCAGAAGGTATGGAGGACTTTGACCTCAACAATCTCGACTTCGGACAGGGCAAGAAGTAG
- a CDS encoding acyltransferase produces the protein MKTTGTQYRYDLDGLRGISIALVVLFHVYVGRVSGGVDVFLLLSGFFFFGAQYRNAINPRQSINPWWSIWRTLRRLIPTLVLVLFATTLFVIYFIPSLRTIDIAQQLRASLLYYQNYELALQGSDYAAAESETSPLQHLWSMSVQGQFYLGSILLISLLAWMTRSPQIVGAVTSPVEAKRTDATGGKLRRILTPLLAVITLGSLAYAFYMHSENQGWNYYSTVSRLWELCLGALLGLILVRGSIPMPKPLRVLLASIGLALVVSTGFIFDGAAQFPGPWTLWPLGGAALIIIAGPEAGWISKFLASRPMREVGQSAYALYLWHWPLLILAINYLNRDTPGLKLGTAVIVVSFILAKLTNKYVELPLAQSTRRPTRTQPVVGDAIHAMKHRRPARRLAVVGTVVVIALVGMSSLVNVQQVRVDRASATSLDPEVYPGALALTDGYEVPKAATKPNSDFITDLWPEPALDGCLATGGEDVGYFPPNRRWRDETQPCVYGDPDASDSIVIVGGSHMEHWFAPIDAYGKNNGYRVVVLLRQGCPATLEPIHGVGDICVAWTFEALQKIDEIQPEMVFTTSTRPLFQADPPQPGDYTPDGYVSFFAALQERGIDFFAIRDNPWALREDLDQFSPSVCEEAEEDCTIHRKTALNAENPAEEILANFPNGHSLDFSDIFCGPTTCRKVIGNIYVYRDSNHITDELAATFSPEMDRQIQKALRD, from the coding sequence ATGAAAACCACCGGCACCCAATATAGGTATGACTTGGACGGACTACGGGGCATTTCGATTGCCCTCGTAGTCCTTTTCCACGTTTACGTCGGCCGCGTTTCCGGTGGTGTGGACGTATTCCTCTTGCTCTCCGGGTTTTTCTTCTTCGGCGCGCAGTACCGCAATGCCATCAATCCCCGGCAGTCCATCAATCCATGGTGGAGCATCTGGCGCACGCTGCGTCGCCTAATCCCGACACTGGTGCTGGTCCTCTTCGCGACAACCCTGTTTGTCATTTACTTCATTCCATCGCTTCGCACCATCGACATTGCCCAGCAACTCCGCGCCAGCCTGCTCTACTACCAAAATTATGAACTGGCACTCCAGGGCTCGGACTACGCTGCCGCAGAGAGCGAAACTTCCCCACTGCAGCACCTGTGGTCAATGTCGGTACAGGGCCAGTTTTATCTCGGCTCCATTTTGCTCATCTCCCTACTCGCCTGGATGACGCGCTCACCCCAGATTGTCGGCGCGGTTACCTCACCGGTGGAGGCGAAGCGCACCGACGCTACCGGCGGTAAACTCCGCCGAATCCTCACCCCTTTGCTGGCAGTTATCACTCTCGGCTCGCTTGCCTATGCCTTCTATATGCACTCCGAAAACCAGGGCTGGAACTACTACTCCACTGTCAGCCGCCTCTGGGAGCTCTGCCTCGGCGCACTACTCGGACTGATTCTTGTCCGGGGCTCCATCCCCATGCCCAAGCCACTTCGAGTGCTGTTAGCCAGCATCGGCCTCGCACTGGTAGTCTCCACCGGTTTCATCTTCGACGGCGCCGCACAGTTCCCAGGCCCTTGGACCCTATGGCCCCTCGGTGGTGCTGCGCTGATTATTATCGCCGGCCCTGAGGCGGGCTGGATCTCCAAGTTCCTGGCCAGCCGCCCAATGCGCGAAGTAGGCCAGAGCGCCTACGCGCTCTACCTGTGGCACTGGCCTCTTCTCATCCTGGCCATAAACTACCTCAACCGCGATACTCCGGGGCTGAAGCTTGGCACCGCAGTGATCGTCGTTTCCTTTATTTTGGCCAAACTCACCAACAAGTATGTCGAGCTGCCGCTGGCTCAATCGACTCGCCGACCGACCCGGACTCAGCCCGTCGTCGGCGATGCAATCCACGCAATGAAGCATCGTCGCCCGGCTCGTCGTCTAGCGGTAGTCGGCACTGTTGTCGTCATTGCGTTGGTCGGCATGTCCAGCCTTGTCAACGTGCAACAGGTGCGCGTCGATCGCGCCTCCGCCACCAGCCTAGATCCAGAGGTCTATCCAGGTGCACTCGCGCTTACCGACGGGTACGAGGTCCCCAAGGCAGCCACAAAGCCGAATTCCGATTTCATCACGGACCTTTGGCCGGAACCTGCCCTCGATGGCTGCCTTGCGACAGGCGGTGAGGACGTCGGATACTTCCCGCCGAATCGCCGTTGGCGCGATGAGACCCAGCCGTGTGTCTACGGTGATCCAGATGCTAGTGACTCGATTGTCATCGTCGGCGGCTCGCACATGGAACATTGGTTTGCCCCGATTGATGCCTACGGCAAAAACAACGGGTACCGAGTGGTGGTTCTTCTCCGACAAGGCTGTCCAGCGACCTTAGAACCGATCCACGGAGTCGGCGATATCTGCGTGGCCTGGACTTTCGAGGCTCTGCAGAAAATTGACGAGATTCAGCCAGAGATGGTTTTCACCACTTCAACCAGACCCCTGTTCCAGGCGGACCCACCGCAGCCCGGCGACTACACACCGGATGGTTACGTTTCGTTTTTCGCTGCTCTGCAAGAACGCGGAATTGATTTCTTCGCCATCCGCGATAACCCATGGGCGCTACGGGAGGACTTGGACCAATTCTCCCCCAGTGTATGCGAAGAAGCGGAAGAAGACTGCACTATCCACCGCAAAACTGCCCTAAATGCAGAAAATCCCGCTGAGGAGATTCTTGCGAACTTCCCCAACGGGCACAGTCTAGATTTCTCCGACATCTTCTGCGGTCCGACCACCTGCCGTAAAGTTATTGGCAATATCTACGTCTACCGCGACAGCAATCACATCACCGATGAACTAGCGGCCACTTTCAGTCCTGAAATGGACCGCCAGATTCAGAAGGCTCTGCGGGACTAG
- a CDS encoding 30S ribosomal protein S16, with protein MAVKIKLQRLGKIRTAQYRVVVADARTRRNGAVIENLGIYQPKEEPSIIKIDSERVQYWLGVGAQPTEPVLALLKVTGDWQKFKGLEGAEGTLKVAEPKPTKLELFNKALEEANNGPSAEAITAKRREAKEAAKAAKEAEEAAKAAEAEAAESEASEDAE; from the coding sequence ATGGCAGTCAAGATTAAGCTGCAGCGCCTGGGTAAGATTCGTACCGCTCAGTACCGCGTTGTCGTTGCTGATGCTCGTACCCGTCGCAACGGTGCGGTCATTGAGAACCTGGGCATCTACCAGCCGAAGGAAGAGCCGTCGATCATCAAGATTGACTCCGAGCGCGTTCAGTACTGGCTGGGCGTCGGTGCACAGCCGACCGAGCCGGTTCTGGCTCTGCTGAAGGTCACCGGCGACTGGCAGAAGTTCAAGGGCCTCGAGGGTGCAGAGGGCACTCTGAAGGTTGCTGAGCCGAAGCCGACCAAGCTCGAGCTGTTCAACAAGGCTCTGGAAGAGGCCAACAATGGCCCGTCCGCTGAGGCCATCACCGCTAAGCGCCGCGAGGCCAAGGAAGCAGCTAAGGCTGCTAAGGAAGCTGAGGAGGCCGCAAAGGCTGCCGAGGCTGAGGCTGCTGAGTCCGAGGCTTCCGAGGACGCCGAGTAA
- the rimM gene encoding ribosome maturation factor RimM has translation MSVADMVLIGRVIKPHGVRGEVVVDATTDDPEGRFAVGTTLLGVQAGREEQLTVKTARPHQGRLLVRFEEIPGRNEAERHRGMQFYAEPVFEDGDFYDFELEGLRVVHNGTDIGEVTSIVRAPAHRLLEVTLDDGAREVLIPLVEDIVPEVDLENSTVTITPPEGLLEL, from the coding sequence GTGTCGGTAGCTGACATGGTGCTTATTGGCCGAGTGATCAAGCCCCACGGTGTGCGCGGGGAAGTCGTCGTCGATGCGACAACGGATGACCCGGAAGGGCGTTTCGCAGTCGGGACCACGCTGTTGGGTGTACAGGCCGGCCGTGAGGAACAGCTGACTGTGAAAACGGCACGCCCGCACCAGGGGCGTTTGCTGGTTCGCTTCGAGGAGATTCCGGGCCGCAATGAGGCCGAGCGCCATCGGGGCATGCAGTTTTATGCCGAGCCCGTCTTCGAAGACGGGGACTTTTATGACTTTGAACTTGAAGGCCTGCGCGTAGTCCATAACGGCACCGATATAGGCGAGGTCACTTCTATCGTCCGCGCGCCCGCTCATCGTCTCCTTGAAGTCACGCTTGACGACGGGGCCCGGGAGGTACTCATCCCTCTGGTAGAGGACATCGTTCCGGAAGTTGACCTTGAGAATTCTACTGTCACCATCACCCCGCCGGAAGGACTGTTGGAGCTGTGA